The following are encoded together in the Lathyrus oleraceus cultivar Zhongwan6 chromosome 3, CAAS_Psat_ZW6_1.0, whole genome shotgun sequence genome:
- the LOC127132484 gene encoding protein transport protein Sec24-like At3g07100 → MGTENPGHPNFPSRPNSLPFAAAQTMTPFSSMGPVAGSEPPSFRPTPPVPPQAPTPFSSSGPAVRPGAPSFRPTPPGRFNDPSVPPPPPSSNVPPAPASGPFQHFTAPPFSSTVQPPLTRAPPLGHSIHQHASQAPPFPSSLPPQPQMPYVQMGSPPMGSNVPPPQFQPSVPGYARMQPGAEMQAPPIHSSIHANQGNYGPAPPAAPSPFAPHQGGYASSIPVATPIGVQPTQQPGYAPPAGAIQGLTEDFSSLTMQTRPGTMDALFDAKDLPRPLDGDVEPKNLMEIYPMNCNPRYMRFTTSAIPSSQSLASRWHLPLGAVVCPLAESPDGEEVPIISFAPASVVRCRRCRTYVNPYVTFTEAGRKYRCNVCTLLNDVPSEYHAQLDATGKRVDLNQRPELTKGTVEFVAPAEYMVRPPMPPVYFFLIDVSISAVRSGMIEVAAQTIKSCLDELPGFPRTQIGFATFDSTIHFYNLKSTLNQPQMFVVSDLDDIFIPLPDDLLVNLSESRSVVEAFLDSLPTMFQDNVNLESAFGPALKAAFMVMSTLGGKLLIFQNTLPSLGVGRLRLRGDDSRVYGTDKEHGLRLPEDPFYKQMAAEFSKYQISVNVYAFSDKYTDIASLGTLAKYTAGQVNYYPAFQSAIHGEKLSHELRRDLTRETAWEAVMRIRCAKGVRFTTYHGNFMLRSTDLLALPAVDCDKAFAMQLSLEETLLTTQTIYFQVALLYTASCGERRIRVHTMAVPVVTDLADMYRLADTGALVSLFSRLANEKTLSQKLEDARSAVQLRIVKALKEYRNLYAVQHRLANRMIYPESLKFLMLYGLALCRSMALRGGYGDVPLDDRCAAGHTIMILPIKRLLKLLYPSLIRLDEYLLKPSVQADDLKSIERRLPLAGESLDSRGLYLYDDGFRFIIWFGRVISPDIAKNLLGADFAAELSKATLNEHNNEMSRRLMRVLEKLRNDDHGYYQLCHLVRQGEQPKEGFLLLANLVEDQMGGNSGYADWMLQISRQVHHS, encoded by the exons ATGGGGACTGAAAATCCTGGTCATCCAAACTTCCCTTCAAGACCTAATTCGTTGCCGTTTGCGGCTGCACAGACTATGACACCTTTTTCGTCAATGGGTCCTGTGGCTGGATCAGAGCCTCCTTCTTTCCGACCTACTCCTCCTGTACCTCCCCAAGCGCCCACACCGTTTTCATCATCTGGACCTGCTGTTAGACCAGGGGCACCCAGTTTTAGACCTACACCTCCGGGAAGGTTCAATGACCCATCAGTGCCTCCTCCTCCCCCATCATCCAACGTTCCACCAGCGCCAGCTTCTGGACCTTTCCAGCATTTTACAGCACCTCCCTTTTCGTCGACTGTTCAGCCTCCTCTTACACGGGCTCCACCCTTGGGACATTCAATTCATCAACATGCAAGTCAAGCACCTCCCTTTCCCTCATCTCTTCCTCCTCAGCCGCAGATGCCTTATGTTCAAATGGGGTCTCCACCTATGGGTTCAAATGTTCCTCCTCCTCAATTTCAGCCATCTGTTCCCGGATATGCCCGTATGCAGCCTGGTGCTGAAATGCAAGCTCCACCTATACATTCCTCTATTCATGCAAATCAAGGAAATTACGGACCTGCACCGCCTGCAGCACCATCTCCTTTTGCACCTCATCAAGGAGGCTATGCTTCATCAATCCCGGTGGCTACTCCAATAGGTGTCCAGCCCACACAGCAACCAGGATATGCACCCCCTGCTGGTGCCATTCAGGGATTGACAGAAGACTTCAGTTCGCTCACAATGCAAACTCGTCCTGGAACAATGGATGCATTATTTGATGCTAAAGATCTTCCAAGGCCATTGGATGGTGATGTGGAGCCGAAGAATTTGATGGAGATTTATCCCATGAATTGCAATCCCAGATATATGCGATTCACTACCAGTGCAATTCCTAGCTCCCAGTCCTTAGCTTCAAGGTGGCATCTGCCTCTTGGAGCAGTTGTATGTCCACTTGCTGAATCTCCGGATGGG GAAGAGGTGCCAATAATTAGTTTTGCTCCAGCTAGTGTTGTACGCTGCAGAAGATGCCGGACATATGTGAATCCTTATGTGACATTTACAGAAGCTGGAAGAAAGTACCGGTGTAATGTATGCACCTTGCTTAATGATG TTCCTAGTGAATATCATGCACAGTTAGATGCCACTGGAAAAAGAGTTGATTTGAATCAGCGACCCGAGCTTACAAAGGGTACTGTAGAATTTGTTGCCCCTGCTGAATATATGGTGCGGCCTCCTATGCCCCCAGTATATTTCTTCCTCATCGATGTTTCCATATCTGCAGTTAGAAGTGGCATGATTGAA GTCGCAGCCCAAACAATCAAGTCCTGCTTAGACGAGCTGCCTGGCTTTCCACGAACACAAATAGGGTTTGCAACTTTTGACAGCACTATTCATTTTTATAACTTGAAG TCAACCTTGAATCAACCACAGATGTTTGTAGTCTCAGATCTGGATGACATATTTATTCCGCTCCCAGATGATCTTCTTGTTAACTTATCTGAGTCAAGAAGTGTGGTGGAAGCCTTCCTAGATAGTTTGCCAACTATGTTTCAAGATAATGTTAATCTGGAATCAGCTTTTGGTCCTGCTCTTAAGGCTGCTTTCATGGTTATG AGTACACTTGGAGGGAAATTGTTAATTTTTCAAAACACACTTCCATCTCTCGGTGTTGGTCGCTTGAGGTTACGGGGAGATGATTCTCGGGTTTATGGGACAGATAAAGAACATGGACTGAGACTGCCCGAAGATCCATTTTATAAGCAAATGGCTGCTGAGTTTTCTAAGTACCAAATATCAGTAAATGTGTATGCATTCAGTGATAAGTACACTGACATAGCCTCCTTAG GAACTCTGGCAAAGTACACTGCTGGTCAAGTGAATTACTATCCAGCTTTCCAATCAGCCATTCATGGAGAGAAATTGAGTCATGAATTAAGGAGAGACCTCACTAGAGAGACTGCATGGGAAGCTGTAATGCGTATTAGATGTGCAAAAG GTGTTCGCTTCACAACTTATCATGGAAACTTCATGCTAAGATCCACAGATTTGTTAGCGCTTCCAGCTGTAGATTGTGATAAAGCCTTTGCCATGCAGTTATCACTCGAAGAGACATTATTGACAACTCAGACTATTTATTTTCAAGTTGCATTGCT TTACACTGCATCCTGTGGAGAAAGGCGTATCAGAGTACACACAATGGCAGTGCCCGTAGTTACAGACTTGGCGGATATGTATCGCCTGGCTGATACTGGTGCACTTGTCTCTCTATTTTCTAGGCTAG CTAATGAGAAAACATTGTCCCAAAAACTGGAAGATGCACGGAGTGCTGTGCAACTAAGAATTGTGAAAGCCCTCAAGGAGTATCGAAATCTTTATGCTGTGCAACATCGCTTGGCCAACAGAATGATATATCCCGAATCTTTGAAGTTCCTAATGTTGTATGGATTAGCTCTTTGTAGATCAATGGCTCTACGTGGAGGGTATGGTGATGTTCCATTGGATGATCGATGTGCAGCAGGACATACAATCATGATTCTACCAATAAAAAGATTGTTGAAACTTCTCTATCCTAGCTTGATTCGACTTGATGAATATCTTCTAAAG CCATCTGTACAAGCTGATGACTTAAAAAGTATCGAGAGAAGGTTACCTTTGGCTGGGGAGAGCTTAGATTCTAGGGGCCTTTATTTATATGATGATGGCTTCCGGTTTATTATATGGTTTGGTAGGGTGATTTCCCCTGATATAGCAAAGAATTTACTCGGGGCAGACTTTGCGGCAGAATTATCAAAG GCTACTCTCAATGAGCATAATAATGAAATGTCAAGGAGGCTGATGAGGGTACTTGAAAAGTTAAGAAATGATGATCATGGATATTACCAGTTGTGCCATCTTGTGAGGCAAGGTGAACAACCCAAAGAAGGGTTCCTTCTTCTTGCAAACCTTGTTGAGGACCAGATGGGTGGTAATAGTGGGTATGCTGATTGGATGCTACAGATATCCCGACAAGTGCATCACTCATAA